Proteins encoded within one genomic window of Falco biarmicus isolate bFalBia1 chromosome 14, bFalBia1.pri, whole genome shotgun sequence:
- the RIPPLY1 gene encoding protein ripply1, translated as MEAAACCLPPRGLWVPVASARPAPGLEQGGRSLPLWRPWLPRVEEGTGWQREQMDTAWTQAAVGDGGPDKALMFFHHPVRLLWPKSKCFDYLYGVGKKLLENFPVQATLCLYEDSEDSEEDSDSEEAADTAAGPRLQAGSPGRPV; from the exons ATGGAAGCTGCTGCCTGTTGCCTTCCTCCCCGTGGGCTCTGGGTGCCCGTGGCCAGTGCTcgcccagccccggggctggAGCAAGGGGGAAG ATCGCTGCCTCTCTGGAGACCGTGGCTACCCCGAGTAGAGGAGGGAACCGGGTGGCAGAGGGAACAGATGGACACT GCCTGGACTCAGGCGGCGGTGGGGGATGGCGGCCCCGACAAAGCGCTGATGTTTTTCCACCATCCGGTCAG GCTCCTCTGGCCCAAGTCCAAGTGCTTTGACTATCTGTACGGTGTGGGGAAGAAGCTGCTGGAGAACTTCCCGGTGCAGGCCACCCTCTGCCTCTATGAGGACTCGGAGGACTCGGAGGAGGACTCGGACTCGGAGGAGGCAGCGGACACGGCGGCAGGCCCCCGGCTGCAGgcgggcagccctggcaggccGGTGTGA
- the CLDN2 gene encoding claudin-2, translating into MVSMGLQLLGYAVAFLGYIGTLTATLLPSWKTSSYIGSSIVTAVSFTKGLWMECATYSTGITQCDIYSSLLNLPADVQAAQALMVSSCTVSSLACLLTVVGMRCTVFSQGSPNKDRVAVTGGAVFILGGLLCFIPLVWNIHVVLRDFRNPVIPDSMKFELGEALYLGIISSLLSLVGGIILCASCPARDPTATYASSYQPRLLAGKSPQPSVSQTQKTKSELNSYNLTGYV; encoded by the coding sequence ATGGTGTCCATggggctccagctgctgggctaTGCCGTGGCGTTCCTGGGCTACATCGGCACGCTGACGGCCacgctgctgcccagctggaaGACCAGCTCCTACATCGGCTCCAGCATCGTAACAGCCGTGAGCTTCACCAAGGGGCTATGGATGGAGTGTGCCACATACAGCACGGGCATCACCCAGTGTGACATCTACAGCTCCCTGCTCAACCTGCCTGCTGATGTCCAGGCGGCCCAAGCCCTGATGGTGAGCTCCTGCACTGTCTCCTCCCTCGCCTGCCTCCTCACCGTTGTGGGCATGAGGTGCACCGTCTTCAGCCAGGGCTCGCCGAACAAGGACCGGGTGGCAGTGACAGGCGGTGCAGTCTTCATCCTCGGGGGGCTGCTCTGCTTCATCCCGCTGGTGTGGAACATCCATGTGGTGTTGCGGGATTTCCGCAACCCTGTCATCCCTGACAGCATGAAGTTCGAGCTTGGGGAGGCACTTTACCTGGGCATcatctcctctctcctctcccttgtCGGTGGCATCATCCTCtgtgcctcctgccctgcccgggACCCAACAGCCACGTATGCAAGTAGCTACCAGCCCCGGCTGCTGGCGGGCaagagcccccagccctccgTCAGCCAGACGCAGAAGACCAAGAGCGAGCTCAACTCCTACAACCTGACAGGATACGTGTAG